From one Cyanobacterium stanieri PCC 7202 genomic stretch:
- a CDS encoding hypothetical protein (COGs: COG4735 conserved hypothetical protein~KEGG: cyh:Cyan8802_1313 hypothetical protein~SPTR: Putative uncharacterized protein) gives MDEFRTALEVATEEELQQLTNILFCRRLNPIDYLQTPAPLDVQSQDKHGWLDSIEQRFRFLAADGMTVLQRRTNQVSYRQILIQVCRYLKIPYGVSMATVDIEGEIFLHLLQKAWAKLPPHEQNSIRNQVIKSLANSTTPEPLPLKLQHDPLKIMLKGSGIIAISSILKSWLLKKIAQQFALHFATYQVAKSSLIKGGVAFASGFQNQFALQMAKQGMIVNTARYTAVRSAFAFLGPALWGCFLADLGWRAIATNYTRIIPVIFTLAQIRLTRI, from the coding sequence GTGGACGAATTTAGAACAGCTTTAGAAGTAGCCACCGAGGAAGAATTGCAACAACTGACAAACATTTTATTTTGTCGTCGTCTCAACCCCATCGACTATTTACAAACCCCTGCCCCCCTTGATGTCCAAAGTCAGGATAAACATGGTTGGTTAGATAGCATTGAGCAAAGATTTCGCTTTTTGGCCGCCGATGGCATGACAGTTTTACAACGTCGTACTAATCAAGTATCCTATCGCCAAATATTGATTCAAGTCTGCCGTTATCTCAAAATTCCCTATGGTGTATCCATGGCAACTGTTGATATTGAGGGGGAAATTTTTTTACATCTATTACAAAAGGCATGGGCAAAGTTGCCTCCCCATGAGCAAAATTCTATCCGTAATCAGGTGATTAAATCTCTTGCTAATTCTACTACTCCAGAGCCATTACCTTTAAAGTTACAACATGATCCCCTAAAAATCATGCTCAAGGGTAGCGGAATAATTGCCATTAGTTCTATTTTAAAGTCTTGGTTGTTGAAAAAAATTGCCCAACAGTTTGCTCTTCATTTTGCAACCTATCAGGTAGCCAAAAGCAGTTTAATAAAAGGAGGAGTCGCCTTTGCTTCTGGTTTTCAAAATCAATTTGCCCTGCAGATGGCAAAACAAGGGATGATCGTTAATACGGCTCGTTATACCGCTGTCAGAAGTGCTTTTGCTTTTCTTGGCCCTGCTTTATGGGGCTGTTTTTTGGCTGATTTGGGTTGGAGGGCGATCGCCACTAACTACACCCGTATTATTCCTGTC
- a CDS encoding molybdopterin molybdochelatase (PFAM: Probable molybdopterin binding domain; MoeA N-terminal region (domain I and II); MoeA C-terminal region (domain IV)~TIGRFAM: molybdenum cofactor synthesis domain~COGs: COG0303 Molybdopterin biosynthesis enzyme~InterProIPR008284:IPR005110:IPR001453:IPR005111:IPR 020817~KEGG: mar:MAE_60400 molybdopterin biosynthesis protein~PFAM: MoeA domain protein domain I and II; molybdopterin binding domain; MoeA domain protein domain IV~SPTR: Genome sequencing data, contig C316;~TIGRFAM: molybdenum cofactor synthesis domain protein) produces the protein MLPIQEAFKIIIDQVQPLQEFETVNLSQAYHRILAEDIYSPHDFPYWDNSAMDGYAVRSQDLANIKDGDQVFLKIIEEIPAGYVPRKKLSANQCARIFTGGMMPEGADSVVMQEKTEREGDRVKIVEPCAGGNFVRKKGSFYGAHSCLLPAGVRINPPEMAILATAQSVDVKVVRSPLVAIISTGDELITPYEDLSKGKIIDSNQYLLHSFVFQNGAKSIPMGIVPDQKDKLEGAIASALEKSDFVLSTGGVSVGEYDYVKEILVKLGGKILMEKVAIKPGKPLTVAVFPDQKLYFGIPGNPVSTMVICWRFLQSAISKLSGETNYYRPQIIEGICQENLRGEEKRECYIWGRANIVDGQHQFNVSRGLHLSGNLINLQQTNALAILPVGVTEVNQGEKIMMMMV, from the coding sequence ATGTTACCTATCCAAGAAGCCTTTAAGATTATTATTGATCAAGTTCAACCTTTACAAGAATTTGAGACGGTTAATTTAAGCCAAGCCTATCATCGTATTTTAGCTGAAGATATTTATTCTCCCCATGATTTTCCCTACTGGGATAATTCAGCCATGGATGGTTATGCGGTGCGCTCTCAAGATTTGGCAAACATCAAAGATGGGGATCAAGTTTTTCTGAAAATTATTGAAGAAATCCCAGCGGGTTATGTTCCCCGAAAAAAGTTGTCGGCTAATCAATGCGCCCGTATTTTTACAGGGGGGATGATGCCAGAGGGGGCGGATAGTGTGGTGATGCAGGAGAAAACAGAAAGGGAGGGGGATAGGGTTAAAATTGTTGAGCCTTGCGCTGGGGGTAATTTTGTCAGGAAAAAAGGTTCTTTTTATGGGGCGCATAGTTGTTTGTTACCTGCAGGGGTGAGAATTAATCCTCCTGAAATGGCAATATTGGCAACGGCGCAATCGGTGGATGTAAAGGTGGTGCGATCGCCCTTAGTTGCTATTATATCTACAGGGGATGAGTTGATTACTCCCTATGAGGATTTGAGCAAAGGGAAAATCATCGATTCTAACCAATACCTACTCCATAGTTTTGTGTTCCAGAATGGTGCTAAATCTATCCCCATGGGCATTGTACCCGACCAAAAGGATAAATTAGAAGGGGCGATCGCCTCTGCCCTAGAAAAAAGCGATTTTGTCCTATCCACAGGGGGAGTTTCCGTGGGGGAATACGATTATGTCAAGGAGATATTAGTCAAATTAGGGGGCAAAATTTTAATGGAAAAAGTAGCCATTAAACCAGGTAAACCCTTGACAGTGGCTGTTTTTCCCGACCAAAAACTATATTTTGGTATTCCCGGTAATCCTGTTTCTACCATGGTGATATGTTGGCGTTTTTTACAAAGTGCCATTAGTAAGCTATCAGGAGAAACAAACTATTATCGCCCCCAAATTATCGAGGGCATTTGTCAGGAAAACCTCCGAGGGGAGGAAAAAAGGGAATGTTATATATGGGGTAGGGCAAATATTGTTGATGGACAACATCAATTTAATGTTTCCCGAGGGCTTCATCTCTCAGGAAATTTGATTAACTTACAGCAAACCAACGCCTTGGCAATTTTACCCGTGGGAGTTACCGAGGTTAACCAAGGAGAAAAAATAATGATGATGATGGTGTGA